The Rhododendron vialii isolate Sample 1 chromosome 6a, ASM3025357v1 genome includes a window with the following:
- the LOC131329731 gene encoding protein WHAT'S THIS FACTOR 1 homolog, chloroplastic, which translates to MFWLQRQCLGSHPFGKSSYMRVSIMHKTGGGSRPKKKIYSRVHELDRAIDLQKKPSLILQLKSIIQAQKTQSLLLRDLEKEVGFVQKWNFMAAIEKYPTIFHVDGGNGTPPAVTLTNKAQKIAAEEINARQLMEPILVKNLRKLLMLSIDCRLPLETVEFIRSAMGLPCDFKTSMIARYPEYFSVKDVNGRGYLWLENWDSTLAVTAREERLACEGILDSIERAGKVRISKDGNFLGRFAFQLSFPAGFRPNKSYLEEVQKWQKMEFPSPFLNARRFESADPKARKRIVAVLHELLSLTMEKRMTTAQLEAFHSEYRLPARLLLCLIKHHGIFYITNKGAKSTVLLKEAYDGSNLIDKCPLLVFQDKFAALTGRRDTDYFLGGMPS; encoded by the coding sequence ATGTTCTGGCTACAACGACAATGTCTTGGATCACACCCATTTGGAAAATCAAGTTATATGAGGGTCTCAATAATGCACAAGACCGGCGGAGGGAGTAGACCCAAGAAGAAAATCTACTCCAGAGTCCATGAACTTGACAGAGCCATTGATCTTCAAAAGAAACCATCCCTAATATTGCAGCTCAAGTCTATCATTCAAGCACAGAAAACCCAGTCTCTCCTCCTCAGAGACCTTGAAAAGGAAGTTGGGTTTGTTCAGAAATGGAATTTCATGGCTGCTATTGAGAAGTACCCTACAATCTTTCATGTTGATGGTGGAAATGGAACACCTCCCGCGGTTACGCTGAcaaataaagcacaaaagatTGCTGCTGAAGAAATTAACGCTAGGCAGCTAATGGAACCCATTTTGGTTAAGAACCTAAGGAAGTTGCTGATGTTGTCTATTGATTGTCGGCTTCCCCTTGAAACTGTTGAATTTATTCGATCCGCTATGGGCTTGCCTTGCGACTTTAAGACATCTATGATTGCTAGATACCCAGAGTATTTCTCTGTGAAAGATGTTAATGGGAGAGGGTATCTTTGGCTAGAAAATTGGGATTCAACTCTTGCAGTAACGGCTAGGGAGGAGAGATTGGCGTGCGAAGGGATTTTGGACTCCATTGAACGAGCAGGAAAGGTTAGAATCTCGAAAGATGGTAACTTTCTGGGTCGTTTTGCTTTTCAGTTGAGTTTTCCTGCTGGTTTTAGACCAAACAAGAGTTATCTTGAAGAAGTCCAGAAGTGGCAGAAAATGGAATTTCCTTCTCCATTCTTGAACGCGAGGAGATTTGAATCTGCTGATCCGAAGGCTCGAAAAAGAATTGTGGCAGTGCTTCACGAGCTCCTAAGTTTGACCATGGAGAAGAGGATGACAACTGCTCAACTGGAAGCATTTCATTCGGAGTATCGGTTGCCTGCTAGATTGTTGCTGTGCTTAATCAAGCATCATGGTATTTTTTACATCACCAATAAAGGTGCAAAGAGTACTGTTCTCCTTAAAGAGGCTTATGATGGATCAAATTTGATTGACAAATGTCCTCTATTGGTTTTTCAAGATAAGTTTGCTGCACTTACTGGTAGGAGAGATACTGATTATTTTTTGGGGGGGATGCCTTCTTAA
- the LOC131329728 gene encoding KRR1 small subunit processome component homolog isoform X1, translating to MGNSDENGFNSDEAEEAQLKTTKKHKGKHDKPKPWDDDPNIDHWKIDKFDPSWNESGMLEVSSFSTLFPQYREKYLQEAWPIVKSALKEYGISGELNLVEGSMTVSTTRKTRDPYIIVKARDLIKLLSRSVPAPQAIKILNDEMQCDIIKIGNLVRNKERFVKRRQHLVGPNSSTLKALEILTGCYILVQGSTVAAMGSFRGLKQARRIVEDCMLNKMHPVYHIKILMLKKELAKDPALADENWDRFLPKFKKKNVKQKKVKSKEKKPYTPFPPPQQPSKIDEQLESGEYFLSDQKKSAKKWQEKQEKQTEKTAENKRKREAAFVPPKEPIRQDIGTSNAEKNDVAAMAMSLKKKAKEFGKQKSMENIDAEKYIASGDQRSKKKSRHYEE from the exons ATGGGGAATTCGGATGAGAACGGATTCAACAGCGACGAGGCAGAAGAGGCACAGTTGAAGACGACAAAAAAGCACAAGGGAAAGCACGACAAGCCCAAGCCATGGGACGACGACCCCAACATCGACCACTGGAAAATCGACAAGTTCGACCCTTCTTGGAACGAAAGCGGCATGCTTGAAGTCAGCTCTTTCTCTACCCTCTTCCCTCAGTACAGAG AAAAATACTTGCAAGAAGCTTGGCCTATTGTGAAAAGTGCTCTGAAAGAGTATGGAATTTCAGGTGAACTCAATTTG GTTGAGGGATCTATGACTGTCTCAACCACTAGAAAGACGAGGGATCCCTATATTATCGTGAAAGCTCGGGATCTCATTAAACTTTTGTCAAGAAGTGTTCCTGCACCTCAG GCGATCAAGATACTGAATGATGAAATGCAGTGCGACATCATCAAGATTGGCAACTTAGTCCGCAATAAG GAACGATTTGTCAAACGAAGGCAACATCTTGTGGGACCCAACTCATCCACTCTGAAG GCACTGGAGATTTTGACAGGTTGTTATATTCTTGTCCAG GGAAGCACAGTTGCTGCTATGGGTTCATTTAGAGGTTTAAAACAAGCTAGGAGGATAGTGGAGGACTGCATGCTGAATAAAATGCATCCAGTATACCACATCAAG ATCCTCATGTTGAAGAAAGAGCTTGCAAAAGATCCTGCACTTGCAGATGAGAACTGGGACAGGTTTCTTCCGAAGTTCAAAAA GAAAAATGTTAAGCAAAAGAAAGTTAAGAGTAAAGAGAAGAAACCTTATACACCTTTCCCTCCTCCACAACAACCTAGCAAG ATTGATGAGCAACTGGAAAGTGGTGAATACTTCTTAAGTGACCAAAAGAAGTCAGCAAAGAAGTGGCAGGAAAAGCAGgagaaacaaacagaaaaaacagctgaaaacaaaagaaagagagaagctGCTTTTGTTCCTCCAAAG GAACCCATAAGGCAGGATATCGGTACATCAAATGCTGAAAAGAACGATGTGGCTGCCATGGCCATGTCTTTAAAG AAAAAGGCTAAAGAGTTTGGAAAGCAGAAATCTATGGAGAACATTGATGCTGAAAAATATATTGCTTCTGGAGACCAGCGttcgaaaaaaaaatccagGCACTATGAGGAATAG
- the LOC131329728 gene encoding KRR1 small subunit processome component homolog isoform X2, whose protein sequence is MGNSDENGFNSDEAEEAQLKTTKKHKGKHDKPKPWDDDPNIDHWKIDKFDPSWNESGMLEVSSFSTLFPQYREKYLQEAWPIVKSALKEYGISGELNLVEGSMTVSTTRKTRDPYIIVKARDLIKLLSRSVPAPQAIKILNDEMQCDIIKIGNLVRNKERFVKRRQHLVGPNSSTLKALEILTGCYILVQILMLKKELAKDPALADENWDRFLPKFKKKNVKQKKVKSKEKKPYTPFPPPQQPSKIDEQLESGEYFLSDQKKSAKKWQEKQEKQTEKTAENKRKREAAFVPPKEPIRQDIGTSNAEKNDVAAMAMSLKKKAKEFGKQKSMENIDAEKYIASGDQRSKKKSRHYEE, encoded by the exons ATGGGGAATTCGGATGAGAACGGATTCAACAGCGACGAGGCAGAAGAGGCACAGTTGAAGACGACAAAAAAGCACAAGGGAAAGCACGACAAGCCCAAGCCATGGGACGACGACCCCAACATCGACCACTGGAAAATCGACAAGTTCGACCCTTCTTGGAACGAAAGCGGCATGCTTGAAGTCAGCTCTTTCTCTACCCTCTTCCCTCAGTACAGAG AAAAATACTTGCAAGAAGCTTGGCCTATTGTGAAAAGTGCTCTGAAAGAGTATGGAATTTCAGGTGAACTCAATTTG GTTGAGGGATCTATGACTGTCTCAACCACTAGAAAGACGAGGGATCCCTATATTATCGTGAAAGCTCGGGATCTCATTAAACTTTTGTCAAGAAGTGTTCCTGCACCTCAG GCGATCAAGATACTGAATGATGAAATGCAGTGCGACATCATCAAGATTGGCAACTTAGTCCGCAATAAG GAACGATTTGTCAAACGAAGGCAACATCTTGTGGGACCCAACTCATCCACTCTGAAG GCACTGGAGATTTTGACAGGTTGTTATATTCTTGTCCAG ATCCTCATGTTGAAGAAAGAGCTTGCAAAAGATCCTGCACTTGCAGATGAGAACTGGGACAGGTTTCTTCCGAAGTTCAAAAA GAAAAATGTTAAGCAAAAGAAAGTTAAGAGTAAAGAGAAGAAACCTTATACACCTTTCCCTCCTCCACAACAACCTAGCAAG ATTGATGAGCAACTGGAAAGTGGTGAATACTTCTTAAGTGACCAAAAGAAGTCAGCAAAGAAGTGGCAGGAAAAGCAGgagaaacaaacagaaaaaacagctgaaaacaaaagaaagagagaagctGCTTTTGTTCCTCCAAAG GAACCCATAAGGCAGGATATCGGTACATCAAATGCTGAAAAGAACGATGTGGCTGCCATGGCCATGTCTTTAAAG AAAAAGGCTAAAGAGTTTGGAAAGCAGAAATCTATGGAGAACATTGATGCTGAAAAATATATTGCTTCTGGAGACCAGCGttcgaaaaaaaaatccagGCACTATGAGGAATAG
- the LOC131329679 gene encoding elongation factor 2-like: protein MVKFTAEELRGIMDKKGNIRNMSVIAHVDHGKSTLTDSLVAAAGIIAQEVAGDVRMTDTRADEAERGITIKSTGISLYYEMTDESLKAYKGDRDGNEYLINLIDSPGHVDFSSEVTAALRITDGALVVVDCVEGVCVQTETVLRQALGERIRPVLTVNKMDRCFLELQVDGEEAYQTFQRVIENANVIMATYEDPLLGDVMVYPEKGTVAFSAGLHGWAFTLTNFAKMYASKFGVDESKMMERLWGENFFDPATKKWTTKNTGSATCKRGFVQFCYEPIKQIIATCMNDQKDKLWPMLKKLEVTMKSEEKELMGKALMKRVMQTWLPASSALLEMMIFHLPSPATAQRYRVENLYEGPLDDQYANAIRNCDPEGPLMLYVSKMIPASDKGRFFAFGRVFAGKVSTGLKVRIMGPNYVPGEKKDLYTKSVQRTVIWMGKKQETVEDVPCGNTVALVGLDQYITKNATLTNEKEVDAHPIRAMKFSVSPVVRVAVQCKVASDLPKLVEGLKRLAKSDPMVVCSIEESGEHIIAGAGELHLEICLKDLVDDFMGGAEIIKSDPVVSFRETVLEKSSRTVMSKSPNKHNRLYMEARPLEEGLAEAIDDGRIGPRDDPKVRSKILSEEFGWDKDLAKKIWCFGPETTGPNMVVDMCKGVQYLNEIKDSVVAGFQWASKEGALSEENMRGICFEVCDVVLHADAIHRGGGQVIPTARRVIYASQLTAKPRLLEPVYLVEIQAPEQALGGIYSVLNQKRGHVFEEMQRPGTPLYNIKAYLPVVESFGFSSTLRAATSGQAFPQCVFDHWDMMMSDPLESGSQAATLVSVIRKRKGLKEQMTPLSEYEDKL from the exons ATG GTGAAGTTCACAGCTGAGGAGCTTCGTGGGATTATGGACAAAAAAGGCAACATTCGTAACATGTCTGTTATTGCACATGTGGATCATG GTAAATCCACACTTACTGATTCTCTCGTGGCTGCTGCTGGAATCATTGCTCAAGAAGTTGCCGGTGATGTCCGGATGACAGATACCCGGGCTGATGAAGCCGAACGTGGAATCACCATCAAGTCTACTGGCATCTCTCTCTACTATGAGATGACTGATGAGTCACTAAAGGCGTACAAAGGAGATCGTGATGGGAATGAGTACCTTATCAATCTAATTGATTCTCCCGGACACGTTGATTTTTCTTCTGAGGTGACTGCTGCCCTCCGCATTACTGATGGTGCACTTGTGGTGGTTGATTGTGTCGAGGGTGTCTGTGTCCAAACAGAAACTGTTCTCCGACAGGCTTTGGGTGAAAGGATCCGACCTGTGTTAACTGTTAACAAGATGGACAGGTGCTTCCTTGAGCTCCAAGTCGACGGAGAGGAGGCTTACCAAACCTTCCAGAGAGTGATTGAAAATGCTAATGTGATCATGGCCACGTACGAGGATCCTCTCCTTGGTGACGTGATGGTGTACCCTGAGAAAGGAACTGTTGCTTTCTCAGCTGGGTTGCACGGCTGGGCTTTCACTCTGACCAACTTTGCGAAGATGTATGCTTCCAAATTCGGTGTCGATGAGTCTAAGATGATGGAGCGGCTATGGGGCGAAAACTTCTTTGATCCTGCCACCAAAAAGTGGACCACTAAGAATACTGGCTCTGCTACTTGCAAGCGTGGATTCGTTCAGTTCTGCTATGAACCCATTAAGCAGATCATCGCTACTTGCATGAATGACCAGAAAGACAAGCTGTGGCCAATGTTGAAGAAGCTGGAAGTCACAATGAAGTCAGAAGAGAAGGAGTTGATGGGGAAGGCTCTGATGAAGCGTGTCATGCAGACCTGGCTTCCGGCTAGTAGTGCCCTCCTGGAAATGATGATCTTCCATCTCCCTTCTCCTGCCACTGCTCAAAGATATCGTGTAGAGAATTTGTACGAGGGACCCCTTGACGATCAGTATGCAAATGCTATTAGGAACTGTGATCCCGAGGGGCCTCTCATGCTGTACGTGTCCAAGATGATTCCTGCATCTGACAAGGGAAGGTTCTTTGCCTTTGGCCGTGTGTTCGCTGGGAAAGTGTCGACTGGTTTGAAGGTTCGAATCATGGGTCCCAACTATGTCCCAGGAGAGAAGAAGGACTTGTACACTAAGAGTGTGCAAAGAACTGTCATTTGGATGGGAAAGAAGCAGGAAACTGTGGAAGACGTACCTTGTGGGAATACAGTGGCTTTGGTTGGTTTGGACCAGTATATCACTAAGAATGCTACCTTGACAAATGAGAAGGAAGTGGATGCCCACCCAATCCGAGCAATGAAATTCTCAGTTTCACCCGTCGTCCGTGTGGCTGTTCAGTGCAAGGTTGCCTCTGACTTGCCCAAGCTTGTTGAAGGCCTCAAACGTCTGGCTAAATCTGACCCTATGGTGGTCTGTTCGATTGAGGAGTCTGGCGAACACATCATTGCCGGTGCTGGAGAGCTGCACCTTGAGATCTGTCTAAAGGATTTAGTGGACGATTTCATGGGTGGAGCTGAAATTATCAAGTCAGATCCTGTTGTGTCTTTCCGTGAGACGGTTCTTGAGAAGTCGTCTCGCACTGTCATGAGCAAGTCGCCAAACAAACATAATCGTCTGTACATGGAAGCTAGGCCCTTGGAGGAGGGCCTTGCTGAGGCTATTGACGACGGACGTATTGGCCCAAGGGATGACCCCAAGGTCCGATCTAAAATCTTGTCGGAGGAGTTTGGTTGGGACAAGGATCTTGCAAAAAAGATATGGTGTTTTGGGCCTGAAACCACTGGGCCTAACATGGTTGTGGATATGTGCAAGGGAGTTCAATACCTGAATGAAATCAAGGATTCTGTCGTTGCTGGGTTCCAATGGGCGTCGAAAGAAGGGGCACTATCGGAAGAAAACATGAGGGGTATTTGCTTTGAAGTTTGTGATGTGGTTTTGCACGCGGATGCTATTCACAGAGGAGGTGGGCAGGTCATTCCGACTGCCCGGAGGGTCATTTATGCTTCCCAGCTGACCGCCAAGCCCAGACTTTTGGAGCCTGTGTACTTGGTGGAAATCCAAGCGCCAGAACAAGCCCTTGGGGGAATTTACAGTGTTCTGAATCAGAAACGTGGTCATGTGTTTGAGGAAATGCAGAGGCCGGGTACCCCTCTTTACAACATCAAGGCTTACCTTCCTGTTGTAGAGTCGTTTGGTTTCTCTAGCACTTTGAGGGCAGCGACTTCAGGCCAGGCTTTTCCGCAGTGCGTGTTTGATCATTGGGATATGATGATGTCTGATCCTTTGGAATCTGGGTCACAGGCGGCCACCCTTGTGTCGGTTATTCGCAAGAGGAAAGGGTTGAAGGAACAGATGACACCACTGTCCGAGTACGAGGACAAGCTCTAG
- the LOC131329678 gene encoding elongation factor 2-like, which translates to MVKFTAEELRGIMDKKGNIRNMSVIAHVDHGKSTLTDSLVAAAGIIAQEVAGDVRMTDTRADEAERGITIKSTGISLYYEMTDESLKAYKGDRDGNEYLINLIDSPGHVDFSSEVTAALRITDGALVVVDCVEGVCVQTETVLRQALGERIRPVLTVNKMDRCFLELQVDGEEAYQTFQRVIENANVIMATYEDPLLGDVMVYPEKGTVAFSAGLHGWAFTLTNFAKMYASKFGVDESKMMERLWGENFFDPATKKWTTKNTGSATCKRGFVQFCYEPIKQIIATCMNDQKDKLWPMLKKLGVTMKSDEKELLGKALMKRVMQTWLPASSALLEMMIFHLPSPATAQRYRVENLYEGPLDDQYANAIRNCDPEGPLMLYVSKMIPASDKGRFFAFGRVFAGKVSTGLKVRIMGPNYVPGEKKDLYTKSVQRTVIWMGKKQETVEDVPCGNTVALVGLDQYITKNATLTNEKEVDAHPIRAMKFSVSPVVRVAVQCKVASDLPKLVEGLKRLAKSDPMVVCSIEESGEHIIAGAGELHLEICLKDLVDDFMGGAEIIKSDPVVSFRETVLEKSSRTVMSKSPNKHNRLYMEARPLEEGLAEAIDDGRIGPRDDPKVRSKILAEEFGWDKDLAKKIWCFGPDTTGPNMVVDMCKGVQYLNEIKDSVVAGFQWASKEGALSEENMRGICFEVCDVVLHADAIHRGGGQVIPTARRVIYASQLTAKPRLLEPVYLVEIQAPEQALGGIYSVLNQKRGHVFEEMQRPGTPLYNIKAYLPVVESFGFSSTLRAATSGQAFPQCVFDHWDMMMSDPLESGSQAAGLVSEIRKRKGLKEQMTPLSDYEDKL; encoded by the exons ATG GTGAAGTTCACAGCTGAGGAGCTTCGTGGGATTATGGACAAAAAAGGCAACATTCGTAACATGTCTGTTATTGCACATGTGGATCATG GTAAATCCACACTTACTGATTCTCTTGTGGCTGCTGCTGGAATCATTGCTCAAGAAGTTGCTGGTGATGTCCGGATGACAGATACCCGGGCAGATGAAGCTGAACGTGGCATCACCATCAAGTCTACTGGCATCTCTCTCTACTATGAGATGACTGATGAGTCACTAAAGGCATACAAAGGAGATCGTGATGGAAATGAGTACCTTATCAATCTAATTGATTCTCCTGGACATGTTGATTTTTCTTCTGAGGTCACAGCTGCCCTCCGCATTACTGATGGTGCGCTTGTGGTGGTTGATTGTGTTGAGGGTGTCTGTGTCCAAACAGAAACTGTTCTACGACAGGCTTTGGGTGAAAGGATCCGACCGGTGTTAACTGTTAACAAGATGGACAGGTGCTTCCTTGAGCTCCAGGTCGATGGAGAGGAGGCTTACCAGACATTCCAGAGAGTGATTGAAAATGCTAACGTGATCATGGCCACGTATGAGGATCCTCTCCTTGGTGACGTGATGGTGTACCCTGAGAAAGGAACTGTTGCTTTCTCAGCTGGGTTGCACGGCTGGGCTTTCACTCTGACCAACTTTGCTAAGATGTATGCTTCCAAATTCGGTGTTGATGAGTCTAAGATGATGGAGCGGCTCTGGGGCGAAAACTTCTTTGATCCTGCCACCAAAAAGTGGACCACCAAGAATACTGGCTCTGCTACTTGCAAGCGTGGATTTGTTCAGTTCTGCTATGAACCCATTAAGCAGATCATCGCCACTTGCATGAATGACCAGAAAGACAAGCTGTGGCCCATGTTGAAGAAGCTGGGCGTCACAATGAAGTCAGACGAGAAGGAGTTGTTGGGGAAGGCTCTGATGAAGCGTGTCATGCAGACCTGGCTTCCGGCTAGTAGTGCCCTACTGGAAATGATGATCTTCCATCTCCCTTCTCCTGCCACTGCTCAAAGATATCGTGTAGAGAATTTGTACGAGGGACCCCTTGATGATCAGTACGCGAATGCTATTAGGAACTGTGATCCTGAGGGGCCTCTCATGCTGTATGTGTCCAAGATGATCCCTGCTTCTGACAAGGGAAGGTTCTTTGCCTTTGGCCGTGTGTTCGCCGGGAAAGTGTCGACTGGTTTGAAGGTTAGAATCATGGGTCCAAACTATGTCCCCGGAGAGAAGAAGGACTTGTACACTAAGAGTGTGCAAAGAACTGTCATTTGGATGGGAAAGAAGCAAGAAACCGTCGAAGACGTACCATGTGGGAATACAGTGGCTTTGGTTGGTTTGGACCAGTATATCACTAAGAATGCTACCTTGACGAATGAGAAGGAAGTGGATGCCCACCCAATCCGAGCAATGAAGTTCTCAGTTTCACCCGTCGTCCGTGTGGCTGTTCAGTGCAAGGTTGCCTCTGACTTGCCCAAGCTTGTTGAAGGCCTCAAACGTTTGGCTAAATCTGACCCTATGGTGGTCTGTTCTATTGAGGAGTCTGGCGAACACATCATTGCTGGCGCTGGAGAGCTGCACCTTGAGATCTGTCTAAAGGATTTAGTGGACGATTTCATGGGTGGAGCTGAAATTATCAAGTCAGATCCTGTTGTGTCTTTCCGTGAGACGGTTCTTGAGAAGTCGTCTCGCACTGTCATGAGCAAGTCTCCAAACAAGCATAATCGTCTGTACATGGAAGCTAGGCCCTTGGAGGAGGGCCTTGCTGAGGCTATTGACGACGGACGTATTGGCCCAAGGGATGACCCCAAAGTCCGATCTAAAATCTTGGCGGAGGAGTTCGGTTGGGACAAGGATCTTGCGAAAAAGATATGGTGTTTTGGGCCTGACACCACTGGGCCTAACATGGTTGTGGATATGTGTAAGGGAGTTCAATACCTGAATGAAATCAAGGATTCTGTCGTTGCTGGGTTCCAATGGGCGTCGAAAGAAGGGGCGCTATCAGAAGAAAACATGAGGGGTATTTGCTTTGAAGTTTGTGATGTGGTTTTGCACGCGGATGCTATTCACAGAGGAGGTGGGCAGGTCATTCCGACTGCCCGTAGGGTCATTTATGCTTCCCAGCTGACCGCCAAGCCCAGACTTTTGGAGCCCGTGTACTTGGTGGAAATCCAAGCGCCAGAACAAGCCCTTGGGGGAATTTACAGTGTTTTGAATCAAAAACGTGGTCATGTGTTTGAGGAAATGCAGAGGCCGGGTACCCCTCTTTACAACATCAAGGCTTACCTTCCTGTTGTAGAGTCGTTTGGTTTCTCTAGCACTTTGAGGGCAGCGACTTCAGGCCAGGCTTTTCCGCAGTGCGTGTTTGATCATTGGGATATGATGATGTCTGATCCTTTGGAATCTGGGTCACAGGCGGCCGGCCTTGTGTCAGAGATTCGCAAGAGGAAAGGGTTGAAGGAACAAATGACACCGTTGTCCGATTACGAGGACAAACTGTAG
- the LOC131329744 gene encoding transcription factor JUNGBRUNNEN 1, which yields MEGEKMSTSWSMNNNKGDDQDREDDVPLPGFRFHPTDEELVGFYLRRKIEKRPLSIDLIKQVDIYKYDPWDLPKGTTMGDKEWYFFCKRGRKYRNSIRPNRVTGSGFWKATGIDRPIYSANQEGRECIGLKKSLVYYRGSAGKGTKTDWMMHEFRLPTDHDDKSTKHVDVKSIAQEAEVWTLCRIFKRNTSYRKCIPADWRDQQSAKRSVHPVDASSKTCSMDSNSHESYIDFRSAPQVIRQNHDHQQRKNNFVHHHLGHTNQMVVGQLSSITSQAPSAASYSSFFSPDVNEFMKYGDWGELGSVVEFAAPDQAIFHM from the exons ATGGAAGGTGAGAAGATGAGTACTAGTTGGAGCATGAATAATAATAAGGGTGATGATCAAGATCGTGAAGACGATGTTCCACTACCGGGGTTCAGGTTTCATCCGACTGATGAAGAACTTGTTGGGTTCTACTTGCGTCGTAAGATTGAGAAGAGACCCCTCAGTATCGACCTTATCAAACAGGTTGATATCTACAAATACGACCCTTGGGATCTTCCAA AGGGCACTACTATGGGAGACAAAGAATGGTACTTCTTTTGCAAAAGAGGTAGAAAATACAGAAACAGCATAAGACCAAATAGAGTGACTGGGTCTGGGTTCTGGAAGGCAACAGGCATCGACAGGCCAATCTATTCAGCCAACCAAGAAGGCCGTGAATGCATTGGACTCAAGAAATCACTGGTTTACTATCGCGGGAGTGCCGGAAAGGGGACCAAAACGGATTGGATGATGCATGAATTTCGCCTTCCCACTGATCACGACGATAAAAGCACCAAACATGTTGATGTCAAAAGCATCGCTCAAGAAGCT GAAGTTTGGACACTATGCAGAATCTTCAAGCGAAACACATCGTACAGAAAGTGCATACCAGCTGATTGGAGAGACCAGCAATCTGCTAAAAGAAGTGTTCATCCAGTGGATGCAAGTTCTAAAACCTGCAGCATGGACTCAAACAGCCACGAAAGTTACATCGACTTCCGATCAGCACCCCAAGTAATTCGACAGAATCACGACCACCAGCAGAGGAAGAACAACTTTGTTCATCATCATCTCGGTCACACTAATCAGATGGTTGTAGGCCAATTGAGCTCCATAACTAGTCAAGCTCCCTCAGCTGCGTCGTACTCAAGCTTCTTTAGTCCCGACGTGAATGAATTCATGAAGTATGGGGATTGGGGTGAGCTTGGATCGGTTGTGGAGTTTGCTGCTCCTGATCAAGCAATATTCCATATGTGA